A window of Rhododendron vialii isolate Sample 1 chromosome 11a, ASM3025357v1 contains these coding sequences:
- the LOC131308387 gene encoding lysine-specific demethylase JMJ13-like, which yields MVEGRVCMSRKDKLEFLKRKRLQRIKTETLTSTPDVANMMARSGGDALRASASCGTRLHGNAEIISGFGVASTEKETRSKRKVAKFDLHDLEWTEKIPMCPVYCPSKEEFEDPLVYLQKVAPEASRYGICKIVSPFSPCVPAGMVLMKEKAGFKFTTRVQPLRLAEWDTDDKVTFFMSGRNYTFREFEKMANKIFARRYSSAGSLPASYLEKEFWHEIARGTTESVEYACDVDGSAFSSSPNDQLGKSKWNLKKLSRLPKSTLRLLENTIPGVTEPMLYIGMLFSMFAWHVEDHYLYSINYHHCGEAKTWYGIPGHAALDFEKVVREHVYTHDILSTDGEDGAFDVLLGKTTLFPPNVLLEHGVPVYKAVQKPGEFIITFPRAYHAGFSHGFNCGEAVNFAIGDWFPLGSIASRRYALLNRMPLLPHEELLCKEAMLLHTSLQLSDYSSAELICHRSVKNSFVNLMLFQHCARWCLMKARAYSGVSPISHGTILCSLCKRDCYVAYLNCNCHLHPVCFRHEIKSLDFPCGHNRTLCLREDIYDMEDAAKKFEQEDDMLCKAEQQYANGDDFFLLLNNLPTSEQDGYTPYCKINLNLNQETAKTQDLIQHLEYNSHREPFVSNGDENIGTEASDASLASAASTLCSFLESVESDSILINVQGHSNFSLGDLVTKKSRKDTPHDLYEFSQSSLSDACLGTQQGIRQDSDESDSEIFRVKRRSSFKPGQRNMCHAISPNIQHQGLKRLKKLQPKGRSQLVPAEYSISGDLNQVVSSSTSHCKDGALKDAVARRTTIPISIKFKRSVHEEAVSKFREHHKHDEFDINLGRTMREQPSKESGPNRLKVRGPSSRS from the exons ATG GTGGAAGGAAGGGTTTGTATGTCCCGAAAGGATAAATTAGAATTTTTGAAGCGTAAAAGGCTTCAGCGTATCAAGACCGAAACTTTGACTAGTACTCCAGATGTCGCTAACATGATGGCTAGAAGTGGAGGAGATGCTTTAAGAGCTTCAGCTTCATGTGGTACAAGATTACATGGTAATGCAGAGATAATTTCAGGATTTGGTGTTGCTTCAACTGAGAAGGAAACTCGTTCAAAACGcaaggttgctaagtttgactTGCACGATCTTGAATGGACTGAAAAAATCCCCATGTGTCCTGTTTACTGTCCCAGTAAAGAGGAGTTTGAGGACCCTTTGGTTTATCTGCAAAAGGTAGCACCAGAGGCTTCAAGATATG GCATATGCAAGATTGTTTCTCCATTCAGTCCTTGTGTTCCTGCTGGTATGGTGTTGATGAAGGAGAAAGCAGGTTTTAAGTTCACAACTCGAGTGCAACCCCTCCGTCTTGCTGAGTGGGATACTGATGACAAGGTCACTTTTTTCATGAGTGGAAG AAATTACACTTTTCGTGAATTTGAGAAAATGGCGAACAAGATTTTTGCTCGTAGATACAGTAGCGCTGGAAGTCTTCCTGCCTCATACTTGGAAAAAGAATTTTGGCACGAAATAGCTCGTGGAACAACAGAAAGTGTTGAGTATGCTTGTGATGTTGATGGTAGTGCGTTTTCATCTTCTCCCAATGATCAGCTCGGAAAAAGCAAATGGAATCTGAAG AAACTCTCTCGCCTGCCCAAGTCTACATTGCGCCTTCTAGAAAATACAATTCCG GGAGTTACTGAACCCATGCTTTATATTGGGATGCTATTTAGTATGTTTGCATGGCATGTGGAGGATCATTACTTGTATAG TATAAACTATCATCACTGCGGGGAGGCAAAAACTTGGTATGGCATTCCTGGTCATGCAGCtttagattttgaaaaagttgttcGGGAGCATGTTTATACTCATGATATACTATCAACTGATGGAGAGGATGGGGCGTTTGATGTGCTTTTGGGGAAAACAactttatttcctccaaatgtTTTGCTAGAGCATGGTGTCCCAGTCTACAAAGCTGTGCAAAAGCCTGGGGAGTTTATAATAACTTTCCCTAGAGCATATCATGCAGGATTTAGTCATG GTTTTAACTGTGGTGAAGCTGTAAACTTTGCCATCGGTGATTGGTTCCCTTTGGGTTCAATTGCAAGCCGACGTTATGCACTTCTTAATCGGATGCCTCTCCTTCCTCATGAGGAACTCCTTTGCAAAGAAGCAATGCTGCTTCATACTAGTTTGCAACTTTCTGATTATTCATCTGCTGAGTTGATCTGTCACCGCAGTGTCAAGAATTCTTTTGTTAATTTGATGCTGTTTCAGCACTGCGCTCGGTGGTGTCTAATGAAAGCAAGGGCATACAGTGGCGTTTCTCCTATTTCCCATGGAACTATTCTCTGCAGCTTATGCAAACGTGACTGCTATGTAGCATACCTTAATTGCAACTGTCACTTGCATCCCGTATGTTTTCGGCATG AGATTAAGTCACTCGACTTTCCTTGTGGACACAACCGTACTCTGTGTTTAAGAGAAGACATTTATGATATGGAAGATGCAGCCAAGAAGTTTGAGCAGGAAGATGATATGTTGTGCAAGGCTGAACAACAATATGCAAATGGCGATGATTTCTTTCTTCTATTAAATAATTTGCCAACGTCTGAACAGGATGGATACACTCCTTATTGCAAGATAAACTTAAATCTAAACCAAGAAACTGCCAAAACTCAGGATCTGATCCAACACCTAGAGTATAATTCTCACAGAGAGCCTTTTGTGAGCAATGGTGATGAAAATATTGGAACTGAAGCATCAGATGCTTCTCTTGCTTCTGCTGCATCAacactttgttcttttttggaGTCAGTTGAAAGCGATTCCATTTTGATCAAT GTACAGGGTCATTCTAATTTTAGTTTAGGGGATCTTGTAACCAAAAAGTCTCGTAAAGACACGCCTCATGATCTCTATGAATTTTCACAATCTTCGTTGAGTGATGCATGTTTGGGTACACAACAAGGTATTCGTCAGGACAGCGATGAGTCTGATTCAGAGATATTCAGGGTTAAACGTCGTTCTTCTTTCAAACCTGGACAAAGAAATATGTGTCATGCCATCTCTCCTAATATTCAACATCAG GGGCTTAAGCGACTAAAGAAACTCCAACCGAAGGGAAGAAGTCAATTAGTACCAGCAGAGTATTCGATTTCTGGTGATTTAAACCAGGTTGTCTCTTCCAGCACGAGTCATTGTAAGGATGGTGCTTTGAAAGACGCGGTCGCAAGACGAACCACTATTCCGATCTCAATCAAGTTTAAGAGAAGTGTACATGAGGAAGCAGTGAGTAAATTCAGAGAACACCACAAACATGATGAATTTGACATTAATTTAGGAAGGACGATGAGAGAACAGCCCTCTAAAGAGAGTGGGCCAAATAGACTTAAAGTTCGAGGTCCATCTTCTAGGTCCTGA